In Aspergillus chevalieri M1 DNA, chromosome 7, nearly complete sequence, the sequence TTCGCGGACTCGACGGCCGATGTGGTGATCGTTCTGCGCGCGTGGTGAAGAATCCATAATGGGGGAGGATAACCAGTCTGGTTGTTAAAAGACTGGTCTAAAGGTCATAGACATGGCATGGGCCGTAGAAAAGGTTGTAGATGAAGTGGTGCACTCGTGGTTGTTGAAGGGGTATTGTTTTTGAGGGGTAGGAATGTACGGGGGAGGGTAGAATACTTGGTGGGAATAAACAAGCGATGGCAAGGTATATAACGCAAGATAAAACTAAAGAGCAGCAATCAATCACtcgaggagaaaagaagcgaCCAgtaaagaagagaagaaaggccGGTCTTTTTTTGTTGGACAAGACTCCGTTCCCTTGGCTGGAGGTCACGTGGTGCACCGGTGACTGGCTGGAGACTATAACAGAACCGTTTAAGTGTCGATGAACCCGGTCTGGGTCAAACCGGTTGTCTCTGGAAGGGGGCCCAGCCAATAACATTGATTATGAAGAGACTACTGACAGGTCTTCGCGAAGTTTGTATGTTCAATGCCAATTGTTTTCCACACATTCTACACATCATGATCTCCATTACTGTGACATGATTCATCTTATTAACCTTGTCTATACTCCAGACTCCGTACTCTGCCTGTAAACATCCCGGTAACGGGAGAATAACAGTGTTTATCTGATGCCGGTTTTACTCCGGACTCCGTCCCGCTATCCTCGCTCCTTTTTCGGTATAGCGTCTTCCCTAATCTCGGTACGGAAGCCTCAGCCGCCAATCATGGTAGTGCCGCGCAAGCCACGCACCGCCTTGCACGTGTTCTGCCGATGTATGACACTTGGACTGCGCACTATTATTCGATCAGTAGCTGACACATCGACACATCTGCCTTTGGCTATTTTGTTGCCTCCGGTGTCTAGTCCGGCAGTAATATTCCATCCCCAGCTGATGATTCATAAACCCTGTGCTGCTGACTCGTATTGCATAATTATGATTTATGCTGCATATCCCGTATCTCATTAGCCATTAACTAGTCTCATACGCGTATCATCGAAAGATCATGAATGATCCAGCAATTCCATTCAAACTCCATCAAACTAGAACTTCTCCATCAGCCGTTTGCGTACTGTCCACATCCGCGCCCGCTTGCCGTACATGTACATTGGGATTGTAAATAGCAGACAGCCTAGTTGGATTCCACCAAGGGCCAGGAATACCGTTCGCGCCCCGTCGGATTCCATCCAGTCGACAACAAACAGGGAGAAGATTAGGCCGTGGAAGACGTCTGCATTCATGTTAGCATATAGTCTCAAGTCAGATGAAGGAGGGACGGAAAGGCGCACTCTTGCTCCAGTTCAGCGTCACCAGGGCTTCCCCTGCATATTGTCGATAACTGTCTACGGCAAATGTAATGGCCGTCGTACTACCCAGACAGCACCCAAAAGACACCAGTCCGAAGAATATCGTAGGCACGATCCATGCATCCTTCTCCTGCGCACTCCAGCCAAACGCCATCAATCCTGCCGTCGTCGACAAGGCAATTGGAATACCCATCACGAGTCGGAACTCCGGCTCATAAACACCCCCGTTACGACGGGTCATGAACTTGACGATGATATCAGACACTTTACCCGCCACCGCGGTGCCGATTAACCCACCTACAAACGGGGAGATGTAGATCAGACCCGCCTGCAGCGAAGTGAAGTTGTAGCTGCCTCCCTGGTAGATATGGGAGACGAGCTCTGACATGACAATCAGCCATCCGACAGACAGTGCGTACACTGCTGTCGACCACAGGATGGCCGGGTAGGCGAACAAGATGAACGGTCGTACTGCAACACGCAGCCACTTGTCATGGGCGATCCGACCCGACCAGGGTCTAAGATATTGGGCGAAAGGGATTGGACCCCGCTCTCGAAGCCGGTTCGTGTATCGTGCCGCTCCGGTCACTGGGGCGGGAGAGTCGTTGCCCGCGTGTTTGGCCGCTTCAGGGTCATTCGGATGATCTGGCTTCTCAGGATCGGCCGCTCTGTTCTCCGCCCCCGTGGTTGATATTGCCGTGATTCGGTCTCCTTCTTGGCCACCGTGCCCTCCTTCCTCTACCTTCTCATGACTGTCAAACTCAACGTGGCGATCCGAGTGCCTCCTCGCAACTGGTGACGGGGGCTGAATTTCTTCTTCCACTTTGTCGGCCAAGCTTTCAGCATACGGCGGCCGACCCCGTCGTCCGTGGGAAATGATATTCGAGACGCTCCGATGGAGGTTTGGTCGTTTATGATGGCGATGGGGACGAGGCGTGCGATCCCAAAACGTCTCGGGcacgaagaagaaaaggcaTACCAAACAGCCACCAGTAATGATAGCCACGATCCAAAACACCCAACGCCATCCCATACTATTGATGATGGCAGCACTCACCAAGGGAACCAAGTTCTTGCCACCTAGCAACAGGAGGGTGTAAATGCCGATTCTATATGCACGCTCATGCAAGAAGTAAATCTCTGCGATGCTGGCTGATGGAAGGCATTCGACCGGGCTCACTGCAATGCCCTGGAAGACACGGGCAACCACCAAGCTAGCGTAATCCGGCGACAGCGCACACCAGACAGCTGATAGGATGAAAAGGGTGGCACCCAGTAAGTATACTGGTCGCTTCCCGAACAAAATAGCAGTCGGAGACATAATCACCGAGCCCACTCCCAGTCCCAACATGTATAAACCGGTCGTGTAGGCCACCTGCTGCGTCGACACATCATAGGTCGCGGCCACATTATTGAATCCCGCTGCCAGGACAGGGGTCATTCCCCCTCCCAACAAACTGTAAAACCCCAGCGACAGTAACGCCGCATCACGTCGCCAAACCGGCCAGTTGAGCGGATCGTTCGCGGAATCATCAGGCTGAGGGCTCAAAACGACGCCATCGGTAGTTTTTTTAATGGGGTCGCGAGAAGGAGAACGGGTCGGAGGATTCGGTTGAGGGAATGATGACGGAGCCGTGCGCTCGGGTTGACGTCGCAATCCTAGTGGTTCGTTGCGGTCGTGGGACAACAGAAGAACCGTTCCTGAGCCGCATCAGTTACCACCTTGTCTTTCCGTGTTACCTCAATGCGCTGACTTACCAGGTACTTCGTCCGTCTGCTTATCGCTCAAGATACCCAACGTCGACTTGGCGCGATAAGGCTCTTTCACCTCCGGAGACTCCTCATCCTTCGAGTTGCCTCCAAGCCATCGTTTCCAGCGAGGAGTGACTTGCCGTGCTTGGTCCTCAGAAGTCTCTGGTTTGTTCTCCATGGCGCCCTCATCGGATACAGCTCCGTGAGGCATGGCCCCCGACGTCATTTTATCCTCAATGTTGTTTTCCCGCCTCCAAGCAGAATCCATCTATCTCTGCACAAAGAAGCGATGAGTTAGCCACGCCACTTGCTTCAGAGAATTCGAGATCATGCGCTCGGATCACGATCACGTACATGTGGGATGCCCGGGCACAGCCCAAGACAAAGGAAGAGATAACCAACAGAAATTGACACCTTGTCACCAACCAACAGAAAGTACCCTCGAGTGGTCACGACCTGCGCGAGCACGTAGAAGTAAAAGCGATCAAGTAGCGTTGCAAAACAACGACATCTTCAAAAAGCGATGGAAGAGGGGGtgcaaatatatatatatatatcaaaGACACGGGACAAGAAATCcaagccaaggaaaacaAAAATCGGCGAAGGATGTCTGTCGGTGAGAGCTTATTCGCTGATATGCGACGCGTGATAAGATAGACTCGAAACGATGCTTCAAAGAGAGAAGGGACAGTGCTTGCGAAGGAAAATGACGAGTCCAAGTCACACTGAAACAGGCAAAAAAAAGTGATGCTCAAAAACGGCCCAGATGCACGTGGTCGGAGGGCGGTGGAGGCAAGACACTTACAAGGTACATACTACTTATCACCTCTGCTAGGTACCTTGGGGTATCTCGAGTGAAATGAAATGTTGTATGCAATACAATGCATGCATTTTTATTTTCATTGCAAAGTGTCAAATGTCGCCTCTACGCAGGGTCCTCTCGTATAGATAGCGGCAAGAACAGCTCATGTGATCGACCGTTAGCGCCTGTCGTCATCGTGCAGAGATCCGCGCCAAACTCGAGCTCGTGCTTAGCTTTAGGGGTGGCGTACTTGGTCCAATGCCATGGGCAGATGACTACTCTCTACCCTTTGTGGAAAATCGGAGATGCatcaaagaaaaaacagaaagaggaggaaaCGGACGAATGAAATGCATACGCCAAAGCTGCCGTATGGACATTGCTCAACGTACATGAAAGAGTTCTCAGTCCTGCTGGTCAATCCTCTACTGCATATGAGAGTCCTAATACTGTAGAATCTTAAGTCCCAACGAAATTGGAATCCCCCGGGAGATTCAGGCAACATTTCACTACAACCTTAGGTCCGTCCGATCAATTGATGTTGGGATGAGACATACATACATAGACTTCTTCCAATGCAAATCGGACGACCGACGGGGCGCCATAGAGTCTCTTTTAGGGCTGAACATGCAGGAACTGAGACCCCTGGATCGATTCCACATATTGGAAAATCTCTCTATGGACGAAGTTTGGTTCTTGAGACAAAATGCCATAAATCAGGCATTCGCGAAGATCAACTGTTAGTCTTCTCAGCTGAATCTGTTCGGCTGCTCAGCCTTCCGCATCCCGCTCAGCTCTACAGAGTATGCAATATTCCTGCAACTATCACCGACCATCGAATCGTAGGCAAACTCGAATACTTGTACAGACTAGACTCGGACGGATATGTAAAGTGTCATTTGACACTCCAATACCCACGGTGGCTTTGGTAGAGGGAATCTATTGAGCTGACAAGAATGAGAAATATTGCAATGATTAATTATTCAATCCATTCAGTCCGTATGGTAGAACTGCTGCCCTCCGACTCCCTATCCTCATCCCGCAAACCCCACGAGTTGCCGACAGCCTCGCATAACAGCAAGAAGTCAAGATTCAGCGCAGGAGCGAAGAGCATCTGATTCTCTAATCTCTGGATCGCCGTCTCCCGACTCAATTGATTCTCCGGCCTGGCGGTCTTTGAGCTACTGCTATGAGACTCGGCACCATCATTACGGCTCTCACGCTCGTAAACCCAGATCACGGAATCATCAATTACACTTTCGTCGTCGCTGTCACTATCTGAGCCACTAATGTCGCCGGTCCGCTTGTATCCGATTTGTTTGAGGTATTCCCGTTTGGCGACTTCTTCTTTAAAGCATAGTTCGTACCAGCGGCGGAGTTTAGTGACGGTTAACGCGCAGTCCATGGGGTCTTCGCCACGATCTCCTGTTTCCGAGATGAGGGCGTGAGGCCCAATCTTCTTGACCAGGAGTTCAGGGTTACCCTCATAGGCGAGATCATCACCGAATTCTATCGTGGCAAGATCCGTATCAGGACTCAAACCAGGAAACACCAACTTCATATCCCGCGGTATGAACAACTTCACAAACTCCCTTGCCGCAGTCCTCGCAACCTCCTCACAAATTGACTTACTCCGACAAACCGGCACCACAAGATCAAAAACCTGCGCATCGCTATACCCCCCAAAGAAATCAATCGTGTCCGGACAATTCCACCTTCCCTCGACATACGGCGCAAACCTCATCAGCGCATACCGCAGCTGTTTATCCTGTAGCTCCTTCCTGCCCGTTCGAATATACGCGATGGGCCGATGGACTAGGCTTCGTGCGGGCACGGCGTCGGAGCAGATTGCGCAGCGGTAGTCTGCTGTTTCCAGGATGTGGCGCTCGTGGTAGCCGGCGATGCGGCAGTAGTCGAAGGCTTCGTCGGCTTCGTTTTTGGATTGCgtggggaggagggtttggGGCCAGGTTGAGGAGAGGACGAGGCAGGTTAGTTGGCCGGGTTGTGGGGGCAGGCGGACTTGGAGGTCGGGTCTTCCGATGAAGACTGTGGTGCCGATTGTGCAGAGTTTGGGTTGTTTTTGGGCTGGGTCATTGAGCTGGCTGAAGGAGGATGGTGGTGTGGTGTACGCACCAAATGATGATTCGGGGCTGGTGGGACTCATCCAGCCGGGGCTCATCCAACCGGTAGGGCTCATGGCTCCTGGGGTGCTGCTGAAGGACCGTCCCACAGATGTATTGGTCATCTTGCGCTTAGCACGCTTGATATCCTCCTTCAGTGGCCGGGGCTTGATCGATCCCTCCATAACCCCCATGATATAGTTCTGCGAACTCAGCATAGCCTCTCGAAAGCAGTGATCCTCAAGCGAGCAAACCGGCACAGCCAAACAACACATGTACGGCCTATCGCTCGCAAAATTCCCAATTGCCCAATCCACCTCAGCCCTTTTTCTGAAATGCGTCGTGTGCGAAGCAATAGTCCGCAGGATACGATGCATCTTCTCGAAATCCGACAGATCCAGATACCCGTTCTTTGTCGCGCTCAGCGGCCGGAACACGAAGCATTTCACCTCTCTTCTTCGACACATCCGACACGCTCCTTTCTGACTCGACAAAATCTCGTCAGAAAACCGGACAGCCAGTTTTCCCGCCGCGAAGAAAATAGGAAGTTTCGCTTCGGGGTTCTTCAGATGCACTGACTGCTGCGCAGAGAGACGATTCGCTTCTTTAGTATCGAACAACAGCTTCTCGATATGGTTCGTGTATGGCTGAGTTCTCGGCTCCCAAGTTTCCTTGGGGACACGGCCGTTGAAGCGGGCATGGTCGAGCTCAGGCGCTTCAGCGTCTGTGTTTCCGAAGAAGATGCTGAGCCAGACTGCGACGTCGTTGTCTTCGTTTCCTTTGGGTCTGTCCTTAGACTTGCTGGACTGGTCTCCGGTGCTGCTGGCGGATTTTGGTGGGCTGAGACCTACACTGGTTTTGCTGGTACCAGTTGAGCGTCTTCCTCTGGGgatgaggggaagaaggacgGATGCCATTTCGTCTAGTCTTCTCCTTGGCTTAGTGGAAGGATTCGTGAGGTTTGAAGAAGGGTGAGGTTCTTAGCCAGCTAACAGTCAGTTTCGACTAGAAGTGAATATGAGAAGAATTTTCTTTGTGTTCGCATTTAGGGTCAAGGATGCAGTATATTGCAAAAATAGCATTTCAGGGTCATTGCAGTGAATCGTGCATAACAAACATTATTGACTAGACAGCGTCGGCCTTGTACAACTAGGTATATCTACTCCGCCAATCGATATTCGACATTTAATCCCATCCATAATGGGCGTTGTCATGTCGAATAACTCCAGCGATCTGACAGGATATAAATAGCAATGAGATTGTCTTCCGCGTGAGAGCCAACGACTGTGCAGATACCCTAACAGCAATGTAAAATACATCTGAAGTGCTGCAAAAGACATATtactgaaaaaaaaaatccttCCGAATtctagaaaaaaaaagggatcTGAGGAATCTAAATAAAGAAGTGATCTAGAGTGCTCACGTGATGCGGAGACGCCCCTTCTCGCCAAAATGATGTGCTGTTATTCCTGTCCCTGTCCACTTCgggttttttcttttcttcccttcgCTCTTTTGTCGTTTTTACTTGACTGGTCAATTGAATTGAATCGCAGGACATTGGCTGTGCCTCGATCCTTCCCTCCACGAATCCGCTGCCATTGTTTGCGTGCTGTTGGTATCGTGGCCATTCAAGGATCGTCGCTGGTCGTTCGACTCGTCCTTTATCACGtttctctccttttctctcGACCTTAGTTGGGCATTGGCCGTATTCTCTCGTTTTACTCACATCTTCGATATCGCTTTGATTAAATCTACGCCACAATGAAGGTATCTCAGCTTCTATTCCTCCTCCCCGTCATCTCGACCGTCGCCGCAGACCTCGCTCCGAACCCTGCGAACCCAACGCAGCCCGCCCTCGCCCAACGGGATGTCACAAATGCCAACGGAGAGACAATTGGGGCCTCTAAGGCCGGGTCAAAGGGGGCGCTGGACGCCCCTGTGGATGAGCACGCGGGGCATAAGCAGACTGGCCAGGGCAGAACCGCGGAGGGACATGAGAAGTTCGATGCGACGGTATCCTCGGTGGAGGTTGGCAGTGGGGTGACGGGCACAGAAAAGGACGCCCAAGGCGCTGGAGTGGCGTCGGAGAAGCAATCAGGTGAGAAGAAAGTGCCGGAGGGGCCGAAGGAGGCACCTCCTTTGCCGTATAGTGAGCAGAAGAAGGCCTCGGAGGAGGGTGTTAGTGGGAAGGGTACCAAAGGCGTGCCTGCGGTATGAATAGCCTACTTATTTGGTGATGATCAAAGTTGACAGTTACATTACAGAAACCCAGTACTCCTCCGGAAACCTACGATATCGCGACCCCGAAATCCGCAACATCTTCGAAGGATACGCATACATATACAGGCACGAAAGGCACATCCTCGACGAGCAAGCTGGAGTTGGATGAACAACCGGCTGCCGATCCTTTGCACTCGCTCATCTTTTCTTTCACCATGATCATCGTTTCCGAGATTGGCGACAAGACCTTCTTGGTCGCGGCCCTTATGGCCATGAGACACCCCCGTCTGCTTGTCTTCTCCGCTGCCTTTTCCGCCCTGATTGGCATGACCGTTCTATCCGCTATCCTCGGACACGGAATTCCTACGCTGATTCCCAAGACCTTCACCAAGTTCATGGCAGCTTTATTGTTCTTCGTTTTCGGACTGAAGATGCTCAAGGAAGGTCGCGAGATGTCTCCTGACGAGGGCGTGGGTGAAGAAATGAAGGAAGTCGAGATGGAGCTCGAAGAAAAGGAACAGGAGCAGATTCGCCTGGGCCGCCGCCGTTCGTCTGTCACACCGCACTCCTTGGAAGCAGGACGCGGCCGTTCGTCCAAGAACCGTATGCCATCGCCTCCTGAGTCTCtttcgtcgtcctcgtcgcgCGAGTCTTCTCCTAGCCCTGGTCGCCGGTGGGACGATATGCTGGTCGGATTGAACAACCTCTTCTCGCTACTGCTGAGTCCCGCCTGGGTGCAAACCTTCGCCATGACCTTCCTTGGCGAGTGGGGCGACCGGAGTCAAATTGCGACGATCGCGATGGCTGCCGGACAGGACTACTGGTGGGTGACTGTGGGTGCGGCTACGGGACATGGTATTTGTACGGCTGCTGCCGTGATTGGAGGAAGTGCTATCGCTGGAAAGGTTAGCATGCGCGTTGGTATGTTCTCTGTCTCCTCATTTTGTCTATGCGAATACCTGCTAATCATGATCAGTGACTCTTGGCGGTGCTACGGCCTTCCTCGTCTTTGGCGTGATATACTTGATCGAAGCGTTCTACGAATGATTTCTTTCATCGGTTTGGAGGTTGGTGTAGATTGGGGTAATGAAAACTAGCATCTAGCATGGACTTCTATACGTGCTTTAATATAATCGTTCTGTAATTACTCTTCTTCCAAATCCCAGGGTAAATACTCTAGGGTTAGGGTGTTCTGCCTGGGGCAGCCGTAAACCCGCTGAGTCAGCCAACCCCTAGACTTCCCCAAAGCGCACCACTAAAAACGGCAGCGGCCAGCGATTCGCAGCGCCGGAGCCTCACAGCCTGGCCAATTTCTGCCGGTCGCTGGCATTTTCCCTTCTGTTTTTCCAACCTCTTCATTCATCGCTTCTCTTCCACTTCCGACCGGCGCCTTCTCTCTGCGAGTGACCATCGATCTATACGGGATTCCTCTACTTCTATACGCCCCCGCCGATAAACTACGAAAAGAACAACTCAGTCATGGCCCGGTCCCGGTCGCGCTCTGCGATTCGCGGCGAGACTGTTTCTGTTCCGCGACCGGTGCAGAAGGCTGCGCTATATAGTACTACTCTGGACGTGAAGAGTCCTCCGCGCAGGCGATGGACGAGGAGTCAGAGTCGGGAGGTCGAGTCGCATCAGCAGAGTCGCGATGGTGGtagcggtggtggtggtggtggtcagTCGGGGAAGGGAtgggggaagaggaggggggaTATTGAGAGTGAGTTTATTTTGTTCTTGTTTTTAAATTTTGTTTACTTTCTCTTCTGGTTATTTCGTTGTCTTTAGTCCTGgttgtttgttttgtttaTACTCCAACTCGAGTTTTGTATCGGCGTGGTGTTTACCGCATCGGACGTCACCACGCATtgttctttctctttttacGCCTTAACCCATTTTAAAACCGACTAACTCATGTTGCAGAGCTCGATGCGATCGAAGAGTCTCCCGCCAAAACCCAAACACCCCAGAGGCGCATTTCAAATCCCGTCCAAGTACAGGGTTCCCCGGAAGATGCCGTCAACATGTCCGGCACCACCATTCTCCCGTCAGAGCCGGAAACGGACCTCGATCCAGACATGATGATCGAGACTCTACCATCTTTGGAACGAGAAGCCAATGATGTTTTGCATATTCTGGTTCCTGGGTCTGTGGACCCGGTTAGTATCGTCAACACGGCGAAGAAGCTGCGCGATCCGCAGAATCCGCAGAGGAAGCGGCTTAAACGGTTAATGTCGAATCTGGACGCGGAAACGCAGTATTTTGGGCACCAGACGTACATCGATACGAAGCAGGTTAACCCGCTGCTTATTTCTgcgctggagaagaaaggtACAGGGACGAGTAGGGAGTGGAGTCCGGATCCTATTTTGCACAAGGTGAACTGTGCGCGTTTGGCGCTTGAAGTACTTTTGGCAGATGCGTCGAGTGGGAAAAAAACTGAGTCGCAGAGGAAGGCGATCCATGATTTGGAGGGACGGTTTCCGTCGCCGTTCATGAATGAACTTGGGAAAGGGCTTCAGGGTGGTCATGGACAGAGTGCTCTTGAGAAAGACACTTTCGATCTGGCGTTGGAGATCCGCACGCAGTCGCTTTTGGTCAAGTTGGAGACACACCAGAATGAGGACAGATTCGATCCTGAGGCGATTGTGAGTGGTGTCTTCTTCGATGACGTTATGGGTGATGAAGACGATTCGTATCAGGATGGCCAGGAGCCTCCTCGTGGGTTTAATATCAAGCTGTTTGAAAACGAAAATGGACGGCTTCCGGAGAGGTTCACAGAAGCTGTCTACGATCGCGTCAACGAGATTCGTGTCACGTTagcagaagaagatgacGACGGTATCCGCGGGCTACAAGGCGCCTATCGATGGCAGAAATTTGTTTTAAGGGTGGCACAGTGGATTAGAAAGAGGGAAAACGAAATCAACCGAGACTTAAAGTCGCAATCCGATGCTGAGACTGTTCGTGAGGAGTACTTCTCTGAACCCCAACGGGAAAGTTCGTCGTTTAGCAGGTGGAGTAGCTCCCCTACGGCCGTTCGAGAGGTGTCAACTATACAGACGGTACCGGTGAAAGCGCCAAAGGAGCCAGTCCAGAAGCCGGAGCAGAAGCCGGTCCAGGAGCCAGTACAAGAACAGACCCAAGAACCGGTCGAGCCAGCTCAAGAGCTGGGACCAGTTGTCGGGCCAGCTAAGTCTGAGCGACGAAAGTCATACAAAAGCCAATGGCTTAACGCTTCCATGATTGAACGAATTAGTCAGAGACAGCGACGACAGACGGACTACGTGAGACCTGTTTCTCAGGAAAAGTCGCCAGAAGCCTCTAATCGCCGTCAAACGTTGTCAGGGCCGGTGACAGCTGAACCAACTGTACCACCAGAATCTCGCGAAATCCCAGCATCTCCAGAAAACCCCCCGACATTCTTGCAAAATGAAGAAGACCTCTTCGTCGACTCCAGCTCCCATCTACAACCGCACAGAGGTGAACCCGCACCGGAAAAATCACACAGCCCGCCAATGCGTCGCCAGACCATATCCATACCACCAAACGAACTGCCCTCGAGCGAGGAAGTCTGGAACGCAGCGACCAAAGCAACTCCCCGCCTAACAGCCAACCCGCGACGAAAAACACCTGCAGCCTTTGTCGACCGCCAGGAACACGCCCGACGGGTATCCCCGATTAGTCTCAGTGATCCCCACAGCGCAGAACGCAGAGAACGACCACAGCCACCAGCATCACGAAAGCGCCAACGTACAGCAGAGGaagatgacgacgacgacgacgaatTTAGCCGCTACGAACGAGCAATCGACCCCTCAGTCAAGCGCGCACAGAAACCAGACCAATCTCGTCACCTAAAGCGTCCAAGGGTCGACGACGCACGGCGGCGGGAGAGAACCTCGCCGCCGTCCAgcactgctgctgccgccacCACAACTACTACAGCTACCACTAGCACAGACTCGAAAGTACGAGTCCGTTGGTCATCCGAAGAAGATAAACGATTGATGCGCCTAATCCGCGAATGCGGGACCAGCTGGTCGGATCTGGTTCGACAGAACCACGCCGAGCCGGTGCAGGAGGGCGAGGTACGGATTGAAGACCGCGACCAGGTGCAGTACAAGGATCGAGCGAGAAATTTGAAGATCATTTATTATCGGTATGTCCCCACCCCTAGACTGGGATATGCTTGCAGGTATATGGATATTCTAACGGAAGTCTATAGTGAGGGACGACAAGACGAATTGCCGAAACAGTTCGAGTACGTGACTATGAGTAAACGGGACAAGGAGAGTTTACGTAAGAGGGGAATCGAGATAGACTAGCTTTTTGACTTTGGTTTTCTTTTCGCCTTTTGACTTGCCTATTGGTTTTTATTATGTGTTTGTTTGCTATGACGCGTGATGATACCCTATGCTTGTTTACACTATATATTATGAACGTGCCGAATGATAATGGTATAATTGATATCGACATCGATCCCCAGGATTCTAATCTAAAATACACATATACATC encodes:
- a CDS encoding uncharacterized protein (COG:S;~EggNog:ENOG410PU4Z;~InterPro:IPR009057,IPR017877), with product MVVAVVVVVVSRGRDGGRGGGILRVKLDAIEESPAKTQTPQRRISNPVQVQGSPEDAVNMSGTTILPSEPETDLDPDMMIETLPSLEREANDVLHILVPGSVDPVSIVNTAKKLRDPQNPQRKRLKRLMSNLDAETQYFGHQTYIDTKQVNPLLISALEKKGTGTSREWSPDPILHKVNCARLALEVLLADASSGKKTESQRKAIHDLEGRFPSPFMNELGKGLQGGHGQSALEKDTFDLALEIRTQSLLVKLETHQNEDRFDPEAIVSGVFFDDVMGDEDDSYQDGQEPPRGFNIKLFENENGRLPERFTEAVYDRVNEIRVTLAEEDDDGIRGLQGAYRWQKFVLRVAQWIRKRENEINRDLKSQSDAETVREEYFSEPQRESSSFSRWSSSPTAVREVSTIQTVPVKAPKEPVQKPEQKPVQEPVQEQTQEPVEPAQELGPVVGPAKSERRKSYKSQWLNASMIERISQRQRRQTDYVRPVSQEKSPEASNRRQTLSGPVTAEPTVPPESREIPASPENPPTFLQNEEDLFVDSSSHLQPHRGEPAPEKSHSPPMRRQTISIPPNELPSSEEVWNAATKATPRLTANPRRKTPAAFVDRQEHARRVSPISLSDPHSAERRERPQPPASRKRQRTAEEDDDDDDEFSRYERAIDPSVKRAQKPDQSRHLKRPRVDDARRRERTSPPSSTAAAATTTTTATTSTDSKVRVRWSSEEDKRLMRLIRECGTSWSDLVRQNHAEPVQEGEVRIEDRDQVQYKDRARNLKIIYYREGRQDELPKQFEYVTMSKRDKESLRKRGIEID